The nucleotide sequence GCGTATCCTTTGTGGCATACGAAAAAACAGATCAGGTTCGGCATTTTTGTGGCAATAGCTGCCCTCACCCCCGTCATAATCTATAACATTTTTCTCTACCAGACGCGAGGTCATTTTGATTATCAGCTTACACGCCTTTTCCGCATAACGACGCAAGATTGGCCCCGATTAGCCGTCACTTCAAGTCCTGCGTCTTTAATCAGTATTTTTTCCAGCATCCAAGACGCGGTTTCGTGGCCAGCTGCCATTCTTTTCCTTCTCGCCGCATGGTGGTCCTTTTTCCGTTGGATACGGAATAAAAATAATGAACAAGGCGTTATTGCGCTCTTGCTTCTTTTTTTTAACCTAGAAATTATTTTTTTAGGAAATGCAGTTCGTTTCTTAAGCCCTATAATTCCGTTTCTTTGCCTTAGCGCAGGAATACTTTTGGATGATATATGGAAAGGTGCGTTAGGTTTTACAAAAATCGCACTTCTCGCCGGAGCATCTTTTGCAGTAATTGCAATGTGCGCATATAGCATTAATACTCATTTCTTGGCACAACCTTGGGGGCGTGCGGGCCTTGCGTTCTCCTCGACCAGAGGAGAAAATTATGGATATGAACAATTAGACCAATACTTGCTTACTCTCTACCAAGAACGAGATTCAGTTGATGATTTATGGGACGTCGCAGCGGTTGAAAAAACATTGTATATATTTGATTCTAATATAAATTACTTCCCCAAAATGTGGTATGTCCAGAGACGCGTGACGTACCAGGGCATACCCTTCACTTCATCACTTGAATTCCGCAAACTTATTCAGGAAAACGGTGAAAGTTATTTCCCTCAAAAAGGCTATACCTATTATGTGCTTATTCATGCGCTGTCGGGAACGTTAATGGTTCCTGCAGACATTCGAAATAAAGTCGCCGATCAGATGGCCCTCACTCTAGAGGAACAAAGTATGCAAAACGTGACGATACAAAGAAGCGATGGGGAGCCTGCATTCCGCGTCTACTTTTTTTAATTAAACATGACATGAAAAATAAAATAATAGTTGGGCTGTCCGGGGGGGTAGACTCTGCGGTTGCCGCATTACTCTTAAAATTATCAGGCTACGCGGTCAAGGGTATTTTTATGAGGAATTGGACTGAAACGACCCCTTCGTGCAATTGGGAATGGGATTATGAATCCGCAAAAATGGCCGCACAGCATCTCGCTATCCCGCTGGAACTCTGGGATTTTGAACAGGAATATCGTACGCAGGTATTCGAGCCTGCGCTCGCGTCCTTTTCTGAAGGCTTCACGCCCAATCCTGACATTGTCTGCAATAAACTAATTAAATTTGGAATATTTTCTGACCGCGCGCGTAATGAAGGCGCTGCCTGGATCGCCACGGGCCACTATGCCAGAATTAAACTGCGAATAGGAAAAATAGGTTCTACCCTGTCCCTGCTGTCCGGGAGAGATACCACTAAAGACCAAAGTTATTTCTTGAGCACGCTTACTCAACCGCAGCTTGCTCAATGCCTGTTTCCACTGGGTAATCTTACAAAACGCACAGTGCGCGCTATCGCGCAAAGCGCCAAACTGCCGAATGCCGATAGAAAAGACAGCTACGGAATCTGCTTTATTGGCGAACAGCCATTAAAAACTTTCCTGCGCTCACGCGTGCAAAGCAAACCCGGTCCTATCCAAACTGCGGAAGGGGAGACACTCGGCGCTCATGAGGGACTTGCCTTTTATACTATAGGGCAGCGGAAAGGCACCCAAATTGGCGGTAAAGGCCCGTTCTATGTGGTAGCGAAGGATATCGCACATAATAAGCTTATAGTCGCACACGGACCGAATCATCCCTCACTTTTTACCCAAAGCCTTACCTTGCCTGAAGTGCATTGGATTGAAGGCCCTCCATCATTTCCTTTCTCCTGTTTCATCCGGCATCGTCATCTCCAACCGCTGCAAGCGGCTACCATAACCTATGATATAAATAGCAATATTATGATACAATTCAATCAGCCTCAACGCGCCGTCACCCCCGGTCAATTTTTAGCCATATACGGCCAGGATAAAGAAACATGTTTCGGCGGAGGCACTATCGTAGAAATTTCGCAATATGAATAAAGTGATAATAACATTTTACGGACGCGTACAAGGGGTTGGTCTTCGCGTGTTTATCGCACAATGCGCTGGCGAACATAATGTCACAGGCACTGTGCAGAATAAGCCTGACGGGACAGTGCAAGCGGAACTCTGGGGCGATAAAGATCAATTAGCAAAATATATTGAAATATCTGCGCGCGGTTCACGCTTCTCCCGCATTGAAAATATCACGACCGTCTGGGGTGTAGCTGATCACGCACCTAATAATTTTAGAATCCTATGAGATACGGCACGAACAGGGTAGTAGAAATTTTACCTGGCGCACTTACCTGGACCACCCTTATCGCAGTGGTCACTTTATCTTTTGTCAAACCTGTTTGGGTAATCGTATTTGTCATTTTATTTGATTTATATTGGCTGATACGCGTCTTGTATTTCGTCACATGGCTTTTTGTATCATGGATGCGGTATAGGCAAGAGGTAAAAATATCTTGGTTAGACAAACTGAAGACAATTCCTTTATGGCACGATCTGTGGCATATCGTATTCCTCCCCACTTATAAAGACACAGAAGAGGTGCTCGAAACCACATTCCGCGCCCTTGATGAAAGCAATTACCCTCATGACCGCATTATTATCGTATTGGCGGGCGAAGAGCGTGACCAAGAGCGATTTGAACACATTTCCCAATCAATCATACATCGTTATGAAAACCGGTTTGCCCAAATCATCACCACGCTCCATCCTTCAGATCTTCCTGATGAGATTCCCGGGAAGGGATCGAACCTCTACTGGGCGGGAAAGCGCACACAAGAATTTATTGATGCAAAACAAATTCCATATGACCGTATTGTAGTATCAGCTTTTGATATAGACACTGTCGTACATCCGCAATATTTTGCCAGATTGAGTTATGCATTTCTCACGCACCCCACTCCATTAAGAACAAGCTA is from Patescibacteria group bacterium and encodes:
- the mnmA gene encoding tRNA 2-thiouridine(34) synthase MnmA — protein: MKNKIIVGLSGGVDSAVAALLLKLSGYAVKGIFMRNWTETTPSCNWEWDYESAKMAAQHLAIPLELWDFEQEYRTQVFEPALASFSEGFTPNPDIVCNKLIKFGIFSDRARNEGAAWIATGHYARIKLRIGKIGSTLSLLSGRDTTKDQSYFLSTLTQPQLAQCLFPLGNLTKRTVRAIAQSAKLPNADRKDSYGICFIGEQPLKTFLRSRVQSKPGPIQTAEGETLGAHEGLAFYTIGQRKGTQIGGKGPFYVVAKDIAHNKLIVAHGPNHPSLFTQSLTLPEVHWIEGPPSFPFSCFIRHRHLQPLQAATITYDINSNIMIQFNQPQRAVTPGQFLAIYGQDKETCFGGGTIVEISQYE
- a CDS encoding acylphosphatase, which codes for MNKVIITFYGRVQGVGLRVFIAQCAGEHNVTGTVQNKPDGTVQAELWGDKDQLAKYIEISARGSRFSRIENITTVWGVADHAPNNFRIL
- a CDS encoding glycosyltransferase family 39 protein, giving the protein MIHKKQAIIYGCVVLLAFALRAYSPTPIDLIGDDATYAFRSVGYFDHMASQLQTTPYQWFEAVPWWAKLSFHDHPPVAFLAFHIIFGIFGMTTLVAHSIPILLGTLSVALCIAVGARLSSPRVGIIAGFLFAVTSLSIWISRVLYLETILIPLLLFTIYCALRARLSPSWWIITGFSFGLSIATKYTAIFLLPALCYLAYPLWHTKKQIRFGIFVAIAALTPVIIYNIFLYQTRGHFDYQLTRLFRITTQDWPRLAVTSSPASLISIFSSIQDAVSWPAAILFLLAAWWSFFRWIRNKNNEQGVIALLLLFFNLEIIFLGNAVRFLSPIIPFLCLSAGILLDDIWKGALGFTKIALLAGASFAVIAMCAYSINTHFLAQPWGRAGLAFSSTRGENYGYEQLDQYLLTLYQERDSVDDLWDVAAVEKTLYIFDSNINYFPKMWYVQRRVTYQGIPFTSSLEFRKLIQENGESYFPQKGYTYYVLIHALSGTLMVPADIRNKVADQMALTLEEQSMQNVTIQRSDGEPAFRVYFF